In Macaca fascicularis isolate 582-1 chromosome X, T2T-MFA8v1.1, one DNA window encodes the following:
- the DRP2 gene encoding dystrophin-related protein 2 isoform X2 produces MQPMVMQGCPYTLPRCHDWQAADQFHHSSSLRSTCPHPQVRAAVTSPAPPQDGAGVPCLSLKLLNGSVGASGPVEPPAMNLCWNEIKKKSHNLRARLEAFSDHSGKLQLPLQEIIDWLSQKDEELSAQLPLQGDVALVQQEKETHAAFMEEVKSRGPYIYSVLESAQAFLSQHPFEELEEPHSESKDTSPKRRIQNLSRFVWKQATVASELWEKLTARCVDQHRHIERTLEQLLEIQGAMEELSTTLSQAEGVRATWEPIGDLFIDSLPEHIQAIKLFKEEFSPMKDGVKLVNDLAHQLAISDVHLSMENSHALEQINVRWKQLQASVSERLKQLQDAHRDFGPGSQHFLSSSVQVPWERAISPNKVPYYINHQAQTTCWDHPKMTELYQTLADLNNIKFSAYRTAMKLRRVQKALRLDLVTLTTALEIFNEHDLQASEHVMDVVEVIHCLTALYERLEEERGILVNVPLCVDMSLNWLLNVFDSGRSGKMRALSFKTGIACLCGTEVKEKLQYLFSQVANSGSQCDQRHLGVLLHEAIQVPRQLGEVAAFGGSNVEPSVRSCFRFSTGKPVIEASQFLEWVNLEPQSMVWLAVLHRVTIAEQVKHQTKCSICRQCPIKGFRYRSLKQFNVDICQTCFLTGRASKGNKLHYPIMEYYTPTTSSENMRDFATTLKNKFRSKHYFSKHPQRGYLPVQSVLEADYSETLAEMESQNCSFFNDSLSPDDSIDEDQYLLRHSSPITDREPAFGQQAPCSVATESKGELQKILAHLEDENRILQGELRRLKWQHEEAAEAPTLADGSTEAAPDHRNEELLAEARILRQHKSRLETRMQILEDHNKQLESQLQRLRELLLQPPTESDGSGSAGSSLASSPQQSEGSHPREKGQTTPDTEAADDVGSKSQDVSLCLEDIMEKLRHAFPSVRSSDVTANTLLAS; encoded by the exons ATGCAACCTATGGTCATGCAGGGATGCCCTTATACCCTCCCACGATGTCATGATTGGCAGGCAGCTGACCAGTTCCATCATAGCAGCAGCCTCCGAAgcacctgcccccaccctcag GTTAGAGCTGCTGTCACCAGCCCTGCACCTCCTCAAGATGGTGCTGGGGTTCCCTGCCTAAGCCTAAAGCTGTTGAACGGGTCTGTTGGTGCCTCTGGACCCGTGGAACCACCAGCCATGAATCTGTGttggaatgaaataaaaaagaagtctcATAACCTCCG CGCTCGCCTAGAGgccttctcagaccacagtggaaagCTTCAGCTTCCTCTTCAAGAGATTATTGACTGGCTCAGCCAAAAGGATGAGGAGTTGTCAGCTCAGCTGCCCCTACAAGGGGATGTGGCCCTGGTGCAACAGGAGAAGGAGACACATGCG GCCTTTATGGAAGAAGTCAAGTCTCGGGGCCCCTACATCTATTCTGTGCTGGAGTCGGCTCAGGCCTTCCTGTCCCAGCACCCATTTGAGGAATTAGAGGAGCCTCATTCTGAGAGCAAAG ATACCTCCCCGAAACGGCGAATCCAGAATCTCAGCCGCTTTGTATGGAAGCAGGCGACAGTAGCCAGTGAACTGTGGGAGAAGCTGACAGCCCGCTGTGTGGACCAGCACCGTCATATTGAGCGGACTCTGGAGCAGCTCTTGGAGATTCAAGGGGCAATGGAAGAACTAAGCACTACTCTGAGCCAAGCCGAGGGAGTCCGAGCCACTTGGGAGCCCATCGGGGATCTCTTCATTGATTCACTCCCAGAGCACATCCAGGCTATTAAG TTGTTCAAAGAAGAATTCTCCCCCATGAAAGATGGAGTAAAGTTGGTGAATGATCTGGCCCACCAGCTTGCCATTTCTGATGTGCACTTGTCAATGGAGAATTCCCATGCCCTGGAACAGATCAACGTCCGATGGAAACAACTACAG GCATCAGTTAGTGAGAGGCTTAAGCAGCTCCAGGATGCCCACCGGGACTTTGGGCCTGGGTCACAGCACTTTCTCTCCT CCTCTGTCCAGGTTCCCTGGGAAAGAGCAATTTCACCCAATAAAGTTCCCTACTACATCAA CCACCAGGCTCAGACCACATGCTGGGACCATCCCAAGATGACAGAGTTATACCAAACCCTAG CTGATCTGAACAACATTAAGTTCTCAGCTTATCGCACTGCCATGAAGCTCCGCAGAGTCCAGAAAGCCCTGCGCC TGGACCTGGTAACTTTAACCACAGCCCTGGAAATCTTCAATGAGCATGATCTGCAGGCCAGTGAGCACGTGATGGATGTGGTGGAGGTCATTCACTGCCTGACTGCCTTATATGAACGTTTGGAGGAGGAAAGAGGCATCCTGGTCAACGTGCCACTCTGTGTGGACATGAGCCTCAATTGGCTCCTCAATGTTTTTGATAG TGGTCGCAGCGGAAAGATGCGGGCATTGTCTTTTAAGACTGGCATTGCATGCTTGTGTGGCACGGAAGTGAAGGAAAAACTTCAGT ACCTCTTCAGCCAAGTGGCCAACTCAGGCAGCCAGTGTGACCAGCGCCATCTTGGTGTCCTGCTTCATGAGGCCATTCAGGTGCCCCGTCAACTGGGTGAAGTGGCAGCCTTTGGGGGCAGCAACGTGGAACCCAGTGTCCGTAGTTGCTTCCGTTTT AGCACTGGGAAGCCAGTCATTGAAGCATCCCAGTTCCTGGAGTGGGTCAACCTGGAGCCCCAGTCCATGGTGTGGTTGGCTGTTCTGCATCGGGTCACCATTGCTGAGCAAGTGAAGCATCAGACCAAGTGCTCTATCTGTAGGCAGTGCCCCATCAAGGGGTTCAG GTACCGGAGTCTGAAGCAATTCAACGTTGACATCTGCCAGACCTGCTTCTTGACAGGCAGGGCCAGCAAAGGCAATAAGCTGCACTACCCCATCATGGAGTATTACACACCG ACCACATCCAGTGAGAACATGAGGGACTTTGCCACAACCTTAAAGAACAAATTCCGCTCCAAGCATTATTTCAGCAAACACCCTCAACGAGGTTATCTGCCTGTGCAATCAGTGCTGGAGGCTGACTACAGTGAGAC GCTTGCTGAGATGGAAAGTCAAAATTGCTCCTTCTTTAATGACAGCCTGTCCCCAGATGACAGCAT AGACGAGGACCAGTACCTGCTGCGGCACTCCAGCCCCATCACAGACCGGGAACCAGCCTTTGGACAGCAGGCTCCATGCAGTGTGGCCACAGAAAGCAAGGGGGAGCTACAGAAAATCCTGGCCCACTTGGAAGATGAGAACCG GATTCTCCAGGGAGAGCTGAGGCGCCTGAAGTGGCAGCATGAGGAGGCTGCTGAGGCACCCACTCTGGCTGACGGCTCCACTGAGGCAGCACCAGACCATCGCAATGAGGAGCTTCTGGCTGAGGCCCGTATCCTTCGGCAACACAAGAGCCGCCTGGAGACGCGCATGCAGATCCTGGAAGATCACAACAAGCAGCTAGAGTCCCAGCTGCAGCGTCTGAGGGAGCTTCTCCTGCAG
- the DRP2 gene encoding dystrophin-related protein 2 isoform X3: MNLCWNEIKKKSHNLRARLEAFSDHSGKLQLPLQEIIDWLSQKDEELSAQLPLQGDVALVQQEKETHAAFMEEVKSRGPYIYSVLESAQAFLSQHPFEELEEPHSESKDTSPKRRIQNLSRFVWKQATVASELWEKLTARCVDQHRHIERTLEQLLEIQGAMEELSTTLSQAEGVRATWEPIGDLFIDSLPEHIQAIKLFKEEFSPMKDGVKLVNDLAHQLAISDVHLSMENSHALEQINVRWKQLQASVSERLKQLQDAHRDFGPGSQHFLSSSVQVPWERAISPNKVPYYINHQAQTTCWDHPKMTELYQTLADLNNIKFSAYRTAMKLRRVQKALRLDLVTLTTALEIFNEHDLQASEHVMDVVEVIHCLTALYERLEEERGILVNVPLCVDMSLNWLLNVFDSGRSGKMRALSFKTGIACLCGTEVKEKLQYLFSQVANSGSQCDQRHLGVLLHEAIQVPRQLGEVAAFGGSNVEPSVRSCFRFSTGKPVIEASQFLEWVNLEPQSMVWLAVLHRVTIAEQVKHQTKCSICRQCPIKGFRYRSLKQFNVDICQTCFLTGRASKGNKLHYPIMEYYTPTTSSENMRDFATTLKNKFRSKHYFSKHPQRGYLPVQSVLEADYSETPASSPMLPHADTHSRIEHFASRLAEMESQNCSFFNDSLSPDDSIDEDQYLLRHSSPITDREPAFGQQAPCSVATESKGELQKILAHLEDENRILQGELRRLKWQHEEAAEAPTLADGSTEAAPDHRNEELLAEARILRQHKSRLETRMQILEDHNKQLESQLQRLRELLLQPPTESDGSGSAGSSLASSPQQSEGSHPREKGQTTPDTEAADDVGSKSQDVSLCLEDIMEKLRHAFPSVRSSDVTANTLLAS, translated from the exons ATGAATCTGTGttggaatgaaataaaaaagaagtctcATAACCTCCG CGCTCGCCTAGAGgccttctcagaccacagtggaaagCTTCAGCTTCCTCTTCAAGAGATTATTGACTGGCTCAGCCAAAAGGATGAGGAGTTGTCAGCTCAGCTGCCCCTACAAGGGGATGTGGCCCTGGTGCAACAGGAGAAGGAGACACATGCG GCCTTTATGGAAGAAGTCAAGTCTCGGGGCCCCTACATCTATTCTGTGCTGGAGTCGGCTCAGGCCTTCCTGTCCCAGCACCCATTTGAGGAATTAGAGGAGCCTCATTCTGAGAGCAAAG ATACCTCCCCGAAACGGCGAATCCAGAATCTCAGCCGCTTTGTATGGAAGCAGGCGACAGTAGCCAGTGAACTGTGGGAGAAGCTGACAGCCCGCTGTGTGGACCAGCACCGTCATATTGAGCGGACTCTGGAGCAGCTCTTGGAGATTCAAGGGGCAATGGAAGAACTAAGCACTACTCTGAGCCAAGCCGAGGGAGTCCGAGCCACTTGGGAGCCCATCGGGGATCTCTTCATTGATTCACTCCCAGAGCACATCCAGGCTATTAAG TTGTTCAAAGAAGAATTCTCCCCCATGAAAGATGGAGTAAAGTTGGTGAATGATCTGGCCCACCAGCTTGCCATTTCTGATGTGCACTTGTCAATGGAGAATTCCCATGCCCTGGAACAGATCAACGTCCGATGGAAACAACTACAG GCATCAGTTAGTGAGAGGCTTAAGCAGCTCCAGGATGCCCACCGGGACTTTGGGCCTGGGTCACAGCACTTTCTCTCCT CCTCTGTCCAGGTTCCCTGGGAAAGAGCAATTTCACCCAATAAAGTTCCCTACTACATCAA CCACCAGGCTCAGACCACATGCTGGGACCATCCCAAGATGACAGAGTTATACCAAACCCTAG CTGATCTGAACAACATTAAGTTCTCAGCTTATCGCACTGCCATGAAGCTCCGCAGAGTCCAGAAAGCCCTGCGCC TGGACCTGGTAACTTTAACCACAGCCCTGGAAATCTTCAATGAGCATGATCTGCAGGCCAGTGAGCACGTGATGGATGTGGTGGAGGTCATTCACTGCCTGACTGCCTTATATGAACGTTTGGAGGAGGAAAGAGGCATCCTGGTCAACGTGCCACTCTGTGTGGACATGAGCCTCAATTGGCTCCTCAATGTTTTTGATAG TGGTCGCAGCGGAAAGATGCGGGCATTGTCTTTTAAGACTGGCATTGCATGCTTGTGTGGCACGGAAGTGAAGGAAAAACTTCAGT ACCTCTTCAGCCAAGTGGCCAACTCAGGCAGCCAGTGTGACCAGCGCCATCTTGGTGTCCTGCTTCATGAGGCCATTCAGGTGCCCCGTCAACTGGGTGAAGTGGCAGCCTTTGGGGGCAGCAACGTGGAACCCAGTGTCCGTAGTTGCTTCCGTTTT AGCACTGGGAAGCCAGTCATTGAAGCATCCCAGTTCCTGGAGTGGGTCAACCTGGAGCCCCAGTCCATGGTGTGGTTGGCTGTTCTGCATCGGGTCACCATTGCTGAGCAAGTGAAGCATCAGACCAAGTGCTCTATCTGTAGGCAGTGCCCCATCAAGGGGTTCAG GTACCGGAGTCTGAAGCAATTCAACGTTGACATCTGCCAGACCTGCTTCTTGACAGGCAGGGCCAGCAAAGGCAATAAGCTGCACTACCCCATCATGGAGTATTACACACCG ACCACATCCAGTGAGAACATGAGGGACTTTGCCACAACCTTAAAGAACAAATTCCGCTCCAAGCATTATTTCAGCAAACACCCTCAACGAGGTTATCTGCCTGTGCAATCAGTGCTGGAGGCTGACTACAGTGAGAC GCCGGCTTCTTCCCCGATGTTGCCACATGCCGACACGCACTCCCGAATTGAGCATTTTGCCAGCAG GCTTGCTGAGATGGAAAGTCAAAATTGCTCCTTCTTTAATGACAGCCTGTCCCCAGATGACAGCAT AGACGAGGACCAGTACCTGCTGCGGCACTCCAGCCCCATCACAGACCGGGAACCAGCCTTTGGACAGCAGGCTCCATGCAGTGTGGCCACAGAAAGCAAGGGGGAGCTACAGAAAATCCTGGCCCACTTGGAAGATGAGAACCG GATTCTCCAGGGAGAGCTGAGGCGCCTGAAGTGGCAGCATGAGGAGGCTGCTGAGGCACCCACTCTGGCTGACGGCTCCACTGAGGCAGCACCAGACCATCGCAATGAGGAGCTTCTGGCTGAGGCCCGTATCCTTCGGCAACACAAGAGCCGCCTGGAGACGCGCATGCAGATCCTGGAAGATCACAACAAGCAGCTAGAGTCCCAGCTGCAGCGTCTGAGGGAGCTTCTCCTGCAG
- the DRP2 gene encoding dystrophin-related protein 2 isoform X1 produces MQPMVMQGCPYTLPRCHDWQAADQFHHSSSLRSTCPHPQVRAAVTSPAPPQDGAGVPCLSLKLLNGSVGASGPVEPPAMNLCWNEIKKKSHNLRARLEAFSDHSGKLQLPLQEIIDWLSQKDEELSAQLPLQGDVALVQQEKETHAAFMEEVKSRGPYIYSVLESAQAFLSQHPFEELEEPHSESKDTSPKRRIQNLSRFVWKQATVASELWEKLTARCVDQHRHIERTLEQLLEIQGAMEELSTTLSQAEGVRATWEPIGDLFIDSLPEHIQAIKLFKEEFSPMKDGVKLVNDLAHQLAISDVHLSMENSHALEQINVRWKQLQASVSERLKQLQDAHRDFGPGSQHFLSSSVQVPWERAISPNKVPYYINHQAQTTCWDHPKMTELYQTLADLNNIKFSAYRTAMKLRRVQKALRLDLVTLTTALEIFNEHDLQASEHVMDVVEVIHCLTALYERLEEERGILVNVPLCVDMSLNWLLNVFDSGRSGKMRALSFKTGIACLCGTEVKEKLQYLFSQVANSGSQCDQRHLGVLLHEAIQVPRQLGEVAAFGGSNVEPSVRSCFRFSTGKPVIEASQFLEWVNLEPQSMVWLAVLHRVTIAEQVKHQTKCSICRQCPIKGFRYRSLKQFNVDICQTCFLTGRASKGNKLHYPIMEYYTPTTSSENMRDFATTLKNKFRSKHYFSKHPQRGYLPVQSVLEADYSETPASSPMLPHADTHSRIEHFASRLAEMESQNCSFFNDSLSPDDSIDEDQYLLRHSSPITDREPAFGQQAPCSVATESKGELQKILAHLEDENRILQGELRRLKWQHEEAAEAPTLADGSTEAAPDHRNEELLAEARILRQHKSRLETRMQILEDHNKQLESQLQRLRELLLQPPTESDGSGSAGSSLASSPQQSEGSHPREKGQTTPDTEAADDVGSKSQDVSLCLEDIMEKLRHAFPSVRSSDVTANTLLAS; encoded by the exons ATGCAACCTATGGTCATGCAGGGATGCCCTTATACCCTCCCACGATGTCATGATTGGCAGGCAGCTGACCAGTTCCATCATAGCAGCAGCCTCCGAAgcacctgcccccaccctcag GTTAGAGCTGCTGTCACCAGCCCTGCACCTCCTCAAGATGGTGCTGGGGTTCCCTGCCTAAGCCTAAAGCTGTTGAACGGGTCTGTTGGTGCCTCTGGACCCGTGGAACCACCAGCCATGAATCTGTGttggaatgaaataaaaaagaagtctcATAACCTCCG CGCTCGCCTAGAGgccttctcagaccacagtggaaagCTTCAGCTTCCTCTTCAAGAGATTATTGACTGGCTCAGCCAAAAGGATGAGGAGTTGTCAGCTCAGCTGCCCCTACAAGGGGATGTGGCCCTGGTGCAACAGGAGAAGGAGACACATGCG GCCTTTATGGAAGAAGTCAAGTCTCGGGGCCCCTACATCTATTCTGTGCTGGAGTCGGCTCAGGCCTTCCTGTCCCAGCACCCATTTGAGGAATTAGAGGAGCCTCATTCTGAGAGCAAAG ATACCTCCCCGAAACGGCGAATCCAGAATCTCAGCCGCTTTGTATGGAAGCAGGCGACAGTAGCCAGTGAACTGTGGGAGAAGCTGACAGCCCGCTGTGTGGACCAGCACCGTCATATTGAGCGGACTCTGGAGCAGCTCTTGGAGATTCAAGGGGCAATGGAAGAACTAAGCACTACTCTGAGCCAAGCCGAGGGAGTCCGAGCCACTTGGGAGCCCATCGGGGATCTCTTCATTGATTCACTCCCAGAGCACATCCAGGCTATTAAG TTGTTCAAAGAAGAATTCTCCCCCATGAAAGATGGAGTAAAGTTGGTGAATGATCTGGCCCACCAGCTTGCCATTTCTGATGTGCACTTGTCAATGGAGAATTCCCATGCCCTGGAACAGATCAACGTCCGATGGAAACAACTACAG GCATCAGTTAGTGAGAGGCTTAAGCAGCTCCAGGATGCCCACCGGGACTTTGGGCCTGGGTCACAGCACTTTCTCTCCT CCTCTGTCCAGGTTCCCTGGGAAAGAGCAATTTCACCCAATAAAGTTCCCTACTACATCAA CCACCAGGCTCAGACCACATGCTGGGACCATCCCAAGATGACAGAGTTATACCAAACCCTAG CTGATCTGAACAACATTAAGTTCTCAGCTTATCGCACTGCCATGAAGCTCCGCAGAGTCCAGAAAGCCCTGCGCC TGGACCTGGTAACTTTAACCACAGCCCTGGAAATCTTCAATGAGCATGATCTGCAGGCCAGTGAGCACGTGATGGATGTGGTGGAGGTCATTCACTGCCTGACTGCCTTATATGAACGTTTGGAGGAGGAAAGAGGCATCCTGGTCAACGTGCCACTCTGTGTGGACATGAGCCTCAATTGGCTCCTCAATGTTTTTGATAG TGGTCGCAGCGGAAAGATGCGGGCATTGTCTTTTAAGACTGGCATTGCATGCTTGTGTGGCACGGAAGTGAAGGAAAAACTTCAGT ACCTCTTCAGCCAAGTGGCCAACTCAGGCAGCCAGTGTGACCAGCGCCATCTTGGTGTCCTGCTTCATGAGGCCATTCAGGTGCCCCGTCAACTGGGTGAAGTGGCAGCCTTTGGGGGCAGCAACGTGGAACCCAGTGTCCGTAGTTGCTTCCGTTTT AGCACTGGGAAGCCAGTCATTGAAGCATCCCAGTTCCTGGAGTGGGTCAACCTGGAGCCCCAGTCCATGGTGTGGTTGGCTGTTCTGCATCGGGTCACCATTGCTGAGCAAGTGAAGCATCAGACCAAGTGCTCTATCTGTAGGCAGTGCCCCATCAAGGGGTTCAG GTACCGGAGTCTGAAGCAATTCAACGTTGACATCTGCCAGACCTGCTTCTTGACAGGCAGGGCCAGCAAAGGCAATAAGCTGCACTACCCCATCATGGAGTATTACACACCG ACCACATCCAGTGAGAACATGAGGGACTTTGCCACAACCTTAAAGAACAAATTCCGCTCCAAGCATTATTTCAGCAAACACCCTCAACGAGGTTATCTGCCTGTGCAATCAGTGCTGGAGGCTGACTACAGTGAGAC GCCGGCTTCTTCCCCGATGTTGCCACATGCCGACACGCACTCCCGAATTGAGCATTTTGCCAGCAG GCTTGCTGAGATGGAAAGTCAAAATTGCTCCTTCTTTAATGACAGCCTGTCCCCAGATGACAGCAT AGACGAGGACCAGTACCTGCTGCGGCACTCCAGCCCCATCACAGACCGGGAACCAGCCTTTGGACAGCAGGCTCCATGCAGTGTGGCCACAGAAAGCAAGGGGGAGCTACAGAAAATCCTGGCCCACTTGGAAGATGAGAACCG GATTCTCCAGGGAGAGCTGAGGCGCCTGAAGTGGCAGCATGAGGAGGCTGCTGAGGCACCCACTCTGGCTGACGGCTCCACTGAGGCAGCACCAGACCATCGCAATGAGGAGCTTCTGGCTGAGGCCCGTATCCTTCGGCAACACAAGAGCCGCCTGGAGACGCGCATGCAGATCCTGGAAGATCACAACAAGCAGCTAGAGTCCCAGCTGCAGCGTCTGAGGGAGCTTCTCCTGCAG